The following are from one region of the Pleurodeles waltl isolate 20211129_DDA chromosome 4_1, aPleWal1.hap1.20221129, whole genome shotgun sequence genome:
- the LOC138287131 gene encoding olfactory receptor 8D1-like yields MKERNRTSVTEFILLGLTEDPKLHLPIFVFFLLVYIITVTGNISIMALIRISAHLHTPMYFLLSHMSFVDFCYSTSITPNMLANVLSTKKTISFAGCMTQLFTFAAMGSVEVFILTGMSFDRYVAICNPLHYNANMTKKTCAYILCGAYVAGFAHALMLTLCMLRLSFCDSNEIAHFFCDVPPLLKLSCSDISLNVNLLIFVSGGFILGPLALVLVSYAYILHTIMKISSESRWTAFSTCCSHFICVTLCFGPLIFMYLRPKSKYSMHHDRVASVFYSVIIPMLNPLIYSLRNKDVKKAFGKIMPKKSW; encoded by the coding sequence ATGAAAGAAAggaacaggacctctgtgacagaattCATCTTGCTTGGTCTAACAGAAGACCCAAAGCTGCATCTCCCAAtctttgtcttcttccttcttgtCTATATCATCACAGTAACTGGAAATATCAGTATAATGGCTCTGATCAGGATATCTGCTCATCTTCATACTCCCATGTACTTCCTGCTCTCTCACATGTCCTTTGTAGATTTCTGCTACTCTACTAGTATTACACCTAACATGCTGGCAAATGTCCTatcaaccaaaaaaacaatttcatttgcaggatgcatgacacagcTATTTACATTTGCCGCTATGGGAAGTGTGGAGGTTTTCATACTAACAGGAATGTCTTTTGACCGGTATGTTGCTATATGTAATCCACTGCATTATAATGCCAATATGACAAAAAAAACCTGTGCATACATTTTGTGTGGAGCTTATGTAGCAGGCTTTGCTCATGCTCTTATGCTCACCCTCTGTATGCTAAGGTTGTCTTTCTGTGACTCTAATGAGATTGCCCATTTCTTTTGTGATGTCCCACCGCTCCTGAAACTCTCCTGCTCTGATATCTCTCTTAATGTGAATCTGCTAATTTTTGTGTCTGGAGGCTTCATTTTAGGTCCTCTTGCCTTAGTTCTTGTCTCTTATGCTTACATTCTTCATACCATAATGAAAATCAGCTCTGAAAGCAGATGGACAGCATTTTCTACTTGTTGTTCCCACTTTATATGTGTCACCTTATGCTTTGGGCCTCTTATCTTCATGTACCTAAGACCTAAATCAAAATATTCTATGCATCATGACCGTGTGGCATCTGTGTTCTATTCAGTGATAATTCCAATGTTGAACCCTCTGATCTACAGCCTGAGGAATAAGGATGTCAAAAAGGCTTTTGGAAAAATAATGCCCAAAAAATCATGGTga